Proteins encoded within one genomic window of Paenarthrobacter sp. JL.01a:
- a CDS encoding MoaD/ThiS family protein, with protein MADFTVLLPGVLQPLVGGQSYLTASADGAVTVGQLLDSVTGDYPVLARRLRDETGALRRFVNIYVNGDEVRRLNGLDTEVAAGQEVLIVQSVAGG; from the coding sequence GTGGCTGACTTTACGGTCCTGTTGCCTGGTGTCCTGCAGCCGCTCGTCGGCGGACAGTCCTATCTGACTGCGTCCGCCGACGGCGCTGTGACCGTTGGACAGTTGTTGGACTCGGTGACCGGAGATTATCCGGTGCTGGCCAGGCGTTTGCGTGATGAAACCGGAGCACTCCGCCGTTTCGTGAATATTTACGTGAACGGCGACGAGGTCCGGCGTTTGAATGGTCTTGATACGGAGGTTGCAGCGGGCCAGGAGGTTTTGATTGTCCAGTCCGTAGCCGGCGGCTGA
- a CDS encoding WD40/YVTN/BNR-like repeat-containing protein has translation MGLMATEESYVLAIGTKKGLWLATSPDRKEWSLSGPHFLMSEIPSIGIDTRDGKTRIMVGVRSEHWGPTVAHSDDLGATWTEPEQGAIKFPDGTDAALERVWQIHPDAESRPGVVWAGCEPISVWKSTDGGEHFELNRGLWDHPHRSEWGAGYGGAAAHSIVVDPSGEKVHIAMSTGGVYRSLDGGTSWEPRNKGISAYFMPDPNPEFGQCVHKIAADAAVEGRLYAQNHHGVYRTDDDGENWDSIAEGLPADFGFVMLTHPRREGTAWVIPLKADGERIPPGSRLSVHRTGDAGNSWTELHAGLPDHEYNAVLRDAASVDTAEPVGVYFGTRSGSVYASADEGGTFTEVASHLPDVLCVRAAVVVGSVGGSATAEPAAASAPVPG, from the coding sequence ATGGGACTCATGGCTACCGAAGAAAGTTATGTCCTGGCGATCGGAACCAAGAAAGGCCTGTGGCTGGCAACCAGCCCGGACCGAAAAGAATGGTCCCTCTCCGGTCCGCACTTCCTGATGAGCGAGATACCCAGCATCGGGATAGACACGCGGGACGGCAAAACACGAATCATGGTGGGGGTGCGCTCAGAGCACTGGGGGCCCACTGTGGCCCATTCAGACGACCTCGGTGCCACATGGACCGAGCCCGAGCAAGGCGCCATCAAATTCCCGGACGGCACCGATGCCGCCCTGGAACGGGTCTGGCAGATCCATCCCGACGCCGAGTCCCGCCCCGGTGTGGTTTGGGCAGGCTGCGAGCCCATTTCTGTCTGGAAATCGACCGACGGCGGCGAGCACTTTGAGTTGAACCGCGGATTGTGGGACCACCCCCACCGCAGTGAGTGGGGTGCCGGCTATGGCGGCGCGGCGGCGCACTCGATCGTGGTGGACCCGTCCGGAGAGAAGGTCCACATCGCCATGAGCACGGGCGGCGTCTACAGATCCCTCGACGGCGGGACCTCCTGGGAGCCCCGCAACAAGGGCATTTCTGCCTACTTCATGCCCGATCCCAACCCGGAGTTCGGCCAGTGCGTCCACAAGATCGCGGCCGATGCCGCCGTCGAAGGCCGTTTGTACGCGCAGAACCATCACGGCGTGTACCGTACGGACGATGACGGGGAGAACTGGGATTCCATCGCGGAGGGTCTGCCTGCCGATTTCGGGTTCGTCATGCTGACCCATCCGCGCCGTGAAGGGACGGCTTGGGTCATTCCGTTGAAAGCTGACGGTGAACGCATCCCTCCGGGCAGCCGACTGAGCGTCCACCGGACCGGTGACGCCGGAAATAGCTGGACGGAACTGCACGCGGGCCTGCCGGATCACGAATACAACGCCGTTCTCCGGGATGCAGCATCCGTAGATACTGCCGAGCCGGTGGGGGTGTACTTCGGAACCCGCAGCGGTTCCGTCTACGCCAGCGCCGACGAAGGCGGGACCTTCACCGAAGTGGCCTCGCATTTGCCGGACGTGCTCTGCGTACGCGCCGCCGTCGTGGTTGGCAGCGTGGGCGGAAGCGCGACCGCAGAGCCCGCGGCAGCCAGCGCCCCGGTACCTGGTTAG
- a CDS encoding IclR family transcriptional regulator, with amino-acid sequence MSDTLQSVQQALRILDSLQRKPELGITEVANELGCAMSTAHRLVTTLAEAGYVQRSTAGRKYRLGPAMLGANDAAAIEHCIEKAQPYMESLRDLSGETVQLAILQKSSIRFVAGVESRNIMRVTSRVGTLMPAHATASGKLLLSLREDAELARLYQDGLGEPLTTAGKTSVARFLEEVHRVREEGFGQSLNEVEMGVAALAVAVNRPKGRVLCALTVSGPSSRFGADDPAGDPIRAALLKELRIHADRISDGLTF; translated from the coding sequence ATGAGCGACACGTTGCAATCAGTCCAGCAGGCTCTCCGGATCCTCGACTCGCTGCAGAGAAAGCCGGAATTGGGCATCACCGAGGTGGCGAATGAGTTGGGCTGCGCCATGTCCACGGCCCACAGGCTGGTTACCACCTTGGCTGAGGCAGGCTACGTACAGCGATCCACTGCGGGCCGGAAGTACCGGCTTGGGCCAGCGATGCTGGGGGCGAACGATGCCGCCGCCATCGAGCACTGCATCGAAAAAGCGCAGCCTTACATGGAAAGCCTTCGCGACCTGTCGGGAGAAACCGTCCAGCTGGCCATTTTGCAGAAGTCTTCGATCCGTTTTGTAGCCGGTGTAGAGTCCCGCAACATCATGCGCGTTACCAGCCGCGTCGGGACACTGATGCCCGCGCACGCTACCGCCTCCGGGAAGTTGCTGCTGTCACTGCGGGAGGACGCCGAGCTCGCCCGCCTGTACCAGGACGGCTTGGGCGAACCGCTGACGACGGCGGGCAAGACTTCCGTGGCCCGGTTCCTGGAGGAGGTACACCGGGTCCGGGAGGAGGGCTTCGGACAGAGCCTGAACGAGGTGGAAATGGGGGTAGCGGCGCTTGCCGTCGCAGTGAACCGTCCAAAGGGCCGGGTCCTCTGCGCGCTCACGGTCAGCGGGCCGTCGTCGCGCTTTGGTGCCGATGATCCTGCCGGCGACCCAATCCGCGCGGCGCTTTTGAAAGAACTCCGTATCCACGCGGACAGGATCTCCGATGGGTTGACGTTCTAA
- a CDS encoding aspartate dehydrogenase domain-containing protein, which translates to MARIGVIGSGGIATSIASYVLQAKSHNLAFVQGRTVGAGITTTTMATGKELRGTDLVVEAAHPEVIRKHGARILTTSDLMVLSCGALVDDDVRVTLAETAKKHGTRLILPHGALVGVDSHVSQLWETAAIEFVKSPSSLEPAPDHTDRRTVLYDGPVRGIAALYPRNVNAMVTYALATVGLDNCRARLVSDPDATLGRLETVATGADGSRLHIIKEQPMNGVSGTEMAGSVLGSLQKAMEQQPGLVFG; encoded by the coding sequence GTGGCACGTATAGGCGTGATCGGCAGCGGCGGAATAGCAACCAGCATCGCCTCGTACGTACTGCAAGCAAAAAGCCACAACCTGGCCTTCGTTCAGGGACGCACCGTGGGCGCCGGCATAACGACCACCACCATGGCCACCGGCAAGGAGCTCCGCGGAACCGACCTGGTGGTCGAAGCCGCCCACCCGGAAGTGATCAGGAAACATGGCGCCCGGATTCTGACGACGTCGGACCTGATGGTCCTGTCGTGCGGGGCATTGGTGGACGACGACGTCCGCGTCACCTTGGCGGAAACGGCCAAGAAGCACGGGACCCGCTTGATCCTGCCGCACGGGGCATTGGTGGGCGTTGACAGCCACGTTTCCCAACTGTGGGAAACGGCGGCCATCGAGTTCGTCAAGTCCCCCTCCAGCCTGGAACCGGCTCCCGACCACACAGACCGGCGGACGGTCCTCTACGACGGTCCGGTGCGCGGAATCGCCGCGCTGTACCCGAGGAACGTCAACGCCATGGTGACCTACGCGCTGGCAACCGTAGGCCTGGACAACTGCCGGGCCCGACTGGTCAGCGATCCCGACGCCACGCTCGGACGTCTGGAAACCGTGGCCACAGGCGCCGATGGGTCACGCCTCCACATCATCAAAGAGCAGCCGATGAACGGCGTCTCCGGCACCGAGATGGCCGGTTCCGTGCTCGGCAGCCTGCAGAAAGCCATGGAACAGCAACCCGGGCTGGTCTTCGGATAA
- a CDS encoding MFS transporter has product MTSNEAAPTPGTAPRPSLIKLATASCAGTAIEYYDFLAYAIAASTVFNVVFFSATDPIIGTLLSLGTFATGFVARPLGGIVIGHFGDRLGRKRMLLLTLLVMGACTVLIGALPTYAQIGVWAPICLVLLRLVQGFAAGGEFAGAALIAIEHAPAHKRGFYGSWTILGVSIGALLATGAFALLGGLPKDDFISWGWRLPFLASIVIGAIGLLVRFGIDETPAFLESKRGSGASRLPILQVIRNQPKTILLSTGALIGYSTFIYIVFTFLLSYGTQELALPRTLLLNASMLGLLLQVVTVPAWAALSDRIGRKPVMLVGGAFLFLFAFALFPLVRTQEPGVILAAVVVAYSGSAAIHAPMGAFFAELFGTGVRYSGISLGYQLGNVLGGGLAPVIATALFASSGRSTDPVAIYLAVTAAISILCLLALPNTGRKEKLTSFPG; this is encoded by the coding sequence ATGACGTCAAACGAGGCCGCCCCGACACCAGGTACGGCACCCCGCCCGTCACTTATCAAGCTGGCAACGGCGTCGTGCGCCGGAACGGCGATCGAATACTACGACTTCCTGGCCTACGCCATTGCGGCATCCACGGTATTCAACGTGGTCTTCTTTTCCGCAACCGACCCGATCATCGGCACCCTCCTGTCTCTTGGGACATTTGCCACGGGTTTCGTTGCGCGGCCCCTGGGCGGAATCGTCATAGGGCATTTCGGTGACCGTCTGGGCCGGAAAAGGATGCTGCTTCTGACCCTCCTTGTCATGGGAGCCTGCACAGTCCTGATCGGAGCCCTGCCGACCTACGCCCAAATCGGAGTGTGGGCTCCCATCTGCTTGGTGCTTCTGCGTCTTGTCCAAGGATTTGCGGCCGGCGGCGAATTTGCCGGCGCGGCGCTGATAGCCATCGAACACGCCCCCGCGCACAAGCGCGGCTTCTATGGCAGTTGGACAATCCTTGGCGTGTCGATCGGAGCCCTTCTTGCCACCGGAGCCTTCGCACTCCTTGGCGGTCTGCCGAAGGATGATTTCATTTCATGGGGGTGGCGCCTGCCATTCCTTGCCAGCATCGTGATCGGCGCCATCGGCCTTCTGGTCAGGTTCGGCATCGACGAGACGCCCGCCTTCCTTGAATCCAAGCGCGGGTCCGGAGCATCGAGGCTTCCGATCCTGCAGGTCATCCGCAACCAGCCCAAAACCATCCTGCTCTCTACCGGGGCACTGATCGGGTACTCCACGTTCATCTATATCGTCTTCACATTCCTCCTCAGTTACGGCACGCAGGAGTTGGCCTTGCCCCGGACGTTGCTGCTCAACGCCTCGATGCTTGGATTGCTGTTGCAGGTGGTGACCGTCCCTGCGTGGGCGGCTCTCTCCGATCGGATCGGCCGTAAGCCCGTCATGCTTGTGGGCGGGGCTTTCCTCTTCCTCTTTGCCTTCGCCCTGTTCCCCTTGGTCCGCACACAAGAACCCGGGGTCATCCTCGCCGCCGTCGTGGTGGCCTACAGCGGGTCCGCTGCGATCCATGCCCCCATGGGGGCCTTCTTCGCGGAGCTCTTCGGCACCGGAGTCCGCTACAGCGGGATCTCCCTGGGCTACCAATTGGGCAACGTCCTGGGCGGCGGGCTTGCCCCGGTGATTGCCACCGCGCTCTTTGCCTCCAGCGGACGAAGCACGGATCCCGTTGCTATCTACCTCGCCGTGACGGCCGCGATCAGCATCCTTTGTCTTCTGGCCCTCCCCAACACAGGTCGGAAGGAAAAGCTGACATCATTCCCCGGTTAA
- a CDS encoding LysR substrate-binding domain-containing protein: MSARDEIILVLPRDRAAPEPGTPVKLAGYAHESWLLDQEGSVFERLVLQTCQEAGFTPKVI, encoded by the coding sequence ATGTCCGCGCGCGACGAGATCATTTTGGTCCTCCCCCGCGACCGTGCAGCGCCGGAACCCGGCACCCCGGTGAAGCTCGCCGGCTACGCCCATGAGAGCTGGCTCCTGGACCAGGAAGGCAGTGTCTTTGAACGGTTAGTGCTCCAAACCTGCCAGGAGGCGGGCTTCACCCCCAAGGTCATCTGA
- a CDS encoding LacI family DNA-binding transcriptional regulator gives MRKSSEIASIPAPAAMLLVRDFVNTVEWQEDADSWSSPQDLERWYSERADIAVRTQTEDDLAQARRLREGLRNVLLQHAGHEPVAGAATELNEALGQISLRFHVGDGGELTIGGDDDLVDPLGYVLSAVDSCRVGGTWERLKVCARDSCRWAYWDESRNGSGRWCSMAWCGNYAKMRTRSGKPLAPDELSPGRGEYRPARLLDVAAKAGVSMKTVSNVINATGNVAQATRLKVEDAIRELNYSPNPAASARRKCHDDVSR, from the coding sequence ATGCGTAAAAGCAGCGAAATTGCCTCAATCCCGGCCCCTGCCGCCATGCTGCTGGTCCGTGATTTCGTAAACACGGTCGAATGGCAAGAAGATGCGGACAGCTGGTCCAGCCCCCAAGACCTTGAGCGCTGGTATTCGGAACGTGCAGACATAGCCGTACGGACGCAGACTGAAGACGATCTTGCACAGGCCCGGCGCTTGCGGGAAGGTCTGCGGAATGTGCTGTTGCAGCACGCAGGTCATGAGCCGGTTGCCGGGGCGGCCACGGAACTCAATGAAGCCCTGGGGCAGATCTCACTTCGTTTTCATGTGGGTGACGGCGGTGAGCTTACTATCGGCGGAGACGACGACCTGGTAGACCCCCTGGGCTACGTCCTCTCCGCTGTGGACTCGTGCCGCGTTGGAGGGACGTGGGAACGGCTGAAGGTCTGCGCCCGCGACTCATGCAGGTGGGCCTACTGGGACGAGTCCCGTAACGGATCCGGCCGTTGGTGCTCCATGGCATGGTGCGGCAACTACGCCAAAATGCGGACGCGCAGCGGCAAGCCCCTCGCTCCGGACGAACTGTCTCCCGGGAGAGGTGAATACCGTCCGGCCCGCCTTCTCGATGTGGCGGCCAAAGCCGGCGTTTCGATGAAGACAGTCTCCAACGTCATCAACGCAACCGGTAACGTCGCCCAGGCTACCCGGCTGAAAGTTGAGGACGCGATCCGCGAACTCAATTACTCTCCGAACCCTGCCGCAAGCGCCCGGCGGAAATGTCATGACGATGTCTCACGATGA
- a CDS encoding multidrug effflux MFS transporter — MRDRINFRLLVVILGLLDALGPLSIDLYLPGFPELKASLDLNDAAVQFTLAAMTGGLAAGQAVVGAWSDRVGRRGPLLLAAAIYTAASMGCAVSPNLMAMVVFRFLQGVSAGGCAVLVLAIVRDLSSGEAFVTLLSRITLLTTGAPLVAPVLGAMLMPVVGWRGLFFVLAVVAAILTVAVVLVFPESHTHSRGASGSRLRRVLRDRSFLHGLLLGVGTYAGVYTYVACAPLLLRGVYGLSAAAFAGFFFCTTLGLFIGVRVASRMVRRFGTSRVLMLSVSAAVTAALALFIAGPLGLPATLASLWLFVTACGGIFPCAATIALAKQGDQAGTATSAYGFTTFTAAALISPIPGIIGVSGTTPLGATLMGTSSLLVLATAFIIVRHRHDISAGRLRQGSESN; from the coding sequence ATGCGCGACCGAATCAATTTCCGCTTGCTGGTGGTCATTCTGGGCTTGCTTGACGCGCTCGGCCCTCTGTCGATCGATCTGTACCTTCCCGGGTTTCCTGAGCTGAAGGCGTCGTTGGACCTGAACGATGCCGCCGTGCAGTTCACCCTTGCGGCCATGACGGGCGGACTCGCCGCAGGACAGGCAGTGGTTGGTGCATGGAGTGACAGAGTAGGCCGTCGCGGACCGCTGCTTCTGGCGGCAGCGATCTACACCGCGGCTTCCATGGGCTGCGCCGTCTCCCCGAACCTGATGGCAATGGTTGTTTTCCGATTCCTGCAGGGCGTCAGTGCTGGCGGCTGTGCCGTACTGGTGTTGGCGATCGTGCGCGATCTTTCCTCCGGCGAAGCCTTCGTTACCTTACTCTCACGCATCACCCTCCTGACCACTGGCGCGCCCCTTGTAGCACCCGTGCTCGGCGCAATGCTCATGCCCGTCGTGGGTTGGCGTGGCCTGTTCTTCGTCCTCGCGGTCGTCGCCGCGATACTCACTGTCGCGGTGGTGCTCGTCTTCCCGGAGTCGCATACGCATTCCCGTGGAGCCTCGGGGAGCCGGCTCCGCCGAGTGCTGCGGGACCGGTCCTTTCTTCATGGTTTGTTGCTTGGTGTCGGGACCTATGCCGGCGTCTATACCTACGTTGCGTGTGCGCCACTTCTGCTCCGCGGGGTGTACGGCCTATCCGCGGCCGCGTTCGCCGGGTTCTTTTTCTGCACAACGCTCGGTCTGTTCATCGGGGTACGGGTAGCCAGCCGTATGGTGAGGCGGTTCGGAACAAGCCGGGTACTGATGCTCTCCGTCAGTGCCGCCGTCACCGCCGCTCTTGCCCTATTTATTGCGGGCCCATTGGGACTTCCCGCGACCTTGGCGTCACTGTGGCTCTTCGTGACGGCTTGTGGCGGCATCTTTCCCTGCGCGGCAACAATTGCCCTTGCGAAGCAGGGCGATCAGGCGGGGACTGCAACGTCCGCATACGGCTTCACGACGTTCACAGCCGCAGCATTGATATCTCCTATTCCCGGCATCATTGGAGTGTCCGGAACAACACCACTCGGTGCGACCCTCATGGGGACCTCATCGCTGCTTGTCCTGGCTACGGCTTTCATCATCGTGAGACATCGTCATGACATTTCCGCCGGGCGCTTGCGGCAGGGTTCGGAGAGTAATTGA
- a CDS encoding diguanylate cyclase encodes MLDLFSLKLALAVVTLTLWVLFLGSYRRTRSLYSSYWSAALGCWLAGIGAYLLKETEWSRAAVPFGNALLVAGAFGVWAGFRSLRSLKTPLWLLLAAPAITAVAAFSEVTPDGEWRGVLVYFALMGVGMALAARELALLKSQASQAHKPLLVVAVALVAYFGCRIVAYAVEGPDSEILNTLFAPAVTCLLLIMLLVLVSFSMTALNNHQLITVLNERAMRDGMTGLLNRQAFMELAERELAGLHRAGLSAAVILADLDHFKAVNDTHGHAAGDAAIRAFAAACKGTLRKTDLVARYGGEEFVIFLPGADEVSAEAITTEISTRLAAAQAPDGLAFPTVSYGISSTPIAGHALAQLIYTADGALYQAKAAGRNRAFVAASPLDPEAAHA; translated from the coding sequence ATGTTGGATTTATTTAGCTTGAAATTGGCGTTGGCCGTGGTCACGCTGACATTGTGGGTGCTTTTCCTGGGGTCGTACCGGAGAACCCGCTCTCTTTACAGTTCCTACTGGTCCGCGGCCCTCGGATGTTGGCTGGCCGGCATTGGGGCGTACTTGTTAAAGGAAACCGAATGGAGCAGGGCGGCCGTCCCTTTCGGCAACGCATTGTTGGTGGCGGGAGCATTCGGTGTGTGGGCGGGGTTCCGATCCCTCAGAAGTTTGAAGACGCCGTTGTGGCTGCTTTTGGCCGCCCCGGCGATCACCGCCGTCGCAGCTTTCTCTGAGGTGACCCCCGACGGCGAGTGGCGGGGCGTGCTGGTCTACTTCGCCCTGATGGGGGTCGGGATGGCGCTGGCCGCGCGCGAACTCGCGCTGTTGAAGTCACAGGCCTCCCAGGCCCACAAACCATTGTTGGTCGTCGCGGTCGCCCTTGTGGCTTACTTCGGTTGCCGGATTGTGGCATACGCCGTTGAGGGGCCGGACAGCGAAATCCTCAACACGCTCTTTGCCCCGGCGGTGACGTGCTTGCTGCTGATCATGCTGTTGGTCCTGGTTTCATTCAGCATGACTGCGCTCAATAACCATCAGCTAATTACGGTGCTTAACGAGCGGGCAATGCGCGACGGAATGACCGGTTTGCTGAATCGCCAAGCGTTCATGGAGTTGGCCGAGCGGGAACTCGCAGGGCTGCACAGGGCAGGGTTGTCCGCCGCCGTAATCCTGGCTGATCTTGATCATTTCAAGGCGGTCAACGATACCCACGGCCACGCCGCGGGGGACGCGGCAATCAGGGCCTTCGCGGCTGCGTGCAAGGGGACCCTGCGCAAGACCGATTTGGTGGCCAGATACGGCGGGGAGGAATTTGTCATCTTCCTTCCCGGCGCCGACGAAGTCAGCGCCGAGGCCATCACCACCGAGATCAGCACTCGGCTGGCAGCTGCGCAAGCCCCGGATGGGCTTGCCTTCCCCACCGTCAGTTACGGAATCTCATCCACCCCGATTGCGGGACATGCGCTGGCACAGCTGATTTACACCGCTGACGGCGCTCTGTACCAAGCCAAGGCAGCCGGACGGAACCGCGCGTTTGTTGCAGCAAGCCCCCTGGATCCGGAGGCGGCACACGCCTGA
- a CDS encoding tautomerase family protein — MAQVIVYGHRSSIEQRREVLSSAIHGAIVATLDYPPEKKFQRFIPLDSADFIHPDDRGGDYTIIEISMFEGRTEQSKRNLIADLFARIESEAGIKPHSVEITITGTPRVNWGIRGVNAADLALNYQVNV, encoded by the coding sequence ATGGCACAGGTCATTGTCTATGGACACAGAAGCTCAATCGAACAACGCCGCGAGGTCCTTTCCTCGGCGATCCACGGAGCAATAGTGGCAACGCTCGACTACCCGCCGGAAAAGAAATTTCAACGTTTCATTCCCTTGGACAGCGCGGACTTCATCCACCCGGACGACCGGGGCGGAGACTACACAATCATCGAGATCTCCATGTTCGAGGGCAGAACAGAGCAGTCAAAACGCAACCTCATCGCGGACCTGTTCGCACGGATCGAATCCGAAGCAGGAATCAAGCCGCACAGCGTGGAGATCACCATCACGGGAACTCCACGGGTGAACTGGGGGATCCGAGGTGTCAACGCCGCGGACCTGGCACTCAATTATCAGGTCAACGTTTAG
- a CDS encoding GNAT family N-acetyltransferase, with product MHFVEIIRRQDPEAVDRILRTLPAWFSVEEAIVNYVESASLRDSFLAVIQGHVIGVALVIRHFPQSAELSLIAVDANHRGNGVGSALVNAISASLFTDGCKLLQVRTVGPSFEDDAYSESRAFYRRAGFLPLQEFERIDWDGPSLVLVKPLQKPQQMANPKHKSAT from the coding sequence ATGCACTTCGTGGAGATCATTCGCCGTCAGGACCCCGAAGCTGTGGATCGGATCCTTCGCACCCTGCCAGCATGGTTCTCCGTTGAGGAAGCCATCGTCAACTACGTCGAGAGTGCTTCACTGCGGGACTCATTCCTTGCCGTCATCCAGGGCCACGTCATCGGCGTTGCGTTGGTGATCCGCCATTTTCCACAATCCGCTGAATTGAGTCTCATTGCCGTAGACGCTAATCACCGCGGCAATGGAGTCGGTTCAGCTCTGGTCAACGCTATCTCGGCGTCACTTTTTACTGATGGTTGCAAGCTGCTTCAAGTCCGCACCGTGGGTCCCTCATTCGAGGACGACGCCTACTCGGAGAGCCGGGCTTTCTACCGTCGAGCTGGATTTTTGCCACTACAAGAGTTTGAACGCATCGACTGGGATGGCCCGTCCCTTGTCCTGGTGAAGCCGCTCCAAAAGCCTCAGCAAATGGCGAACCCGAAGCACAAAAGCGCGACTTAG
- a CDS encoding class IV adenylate cyclase: MPTNIEIKARVESLETLLPFVAPLADSGPECVAQDDTFFPCPNGRLKLRVLDVTRGVLIFYRREDEAGPKPSFYVHSETTDPDGLRSVLADAYGELGRVRKSRTVFRIGETRIHLDRVDGLGDFLELEVPLGGTLGPDAAVSEARRLLAAFGVQEGALVTGAYLDLLNAASRTDAI, from the coding sequence ATGCCGACGAACATCGAAATTAAGGCGCGAGTGGAAAGTCTCGAAACGTTGCTGCCATTCGTGGCGCCTCTCGCAGATTCGGGCCCCGAGTGCGTCGCCCAAGACGACACCTTCTTCCCTTGCCCGAACGGTCGGCTCAAGCTTCGGGTTCTCGACGTGACGCGCGGTGTGCTGATCTTTTACCGCAGGGAAGATGAAGCTGGCCCCAAACCCTCGTTCTATGTCCATTCAGAAACCACGGACCCGGACGGGCTCCGGTCAGTCCTCGCGGATGCCTACGGCGAACTAGGGCGCGTCCGAAAAAGCCGCACCGTTTTTCGTATCGGTGAGACCAGGATTCATCTCGACCGTGTCGATGGATTGGGTGATTTCTTGGAGCTGGAGGTACCACTTGGAGGCACATTGGGGCCTGATGCCGCTGTGTCGGAAGCGCGCCGGCTCCTCGCAGCATTCGGAGTCCAGGAAGGCGCACTCGTGACGGGCGCTTACCTGGATCTACTCAACGCGGCAAGCCGTACGGACGCTATCTAA
- a CDS encoding cupin domain-containing protein has product MRYTKSGGQTAAGPGEWFTGTVQVDSIRTPDEQSAVGCAHVRFAPGARTAWHHHPKGQTLYVTDGIGLVATRDGGIQEIRPGDVVYIEPGEEHWHGATPDRFMAHVAMQEADRNGDVVTWLEHVSDEDYMG; this is encoded by the coding sequence ATGAGATACACGAAAAGCGGTGGCCAGACAGCCGCTGGACCCGGGGAATGGTTCACCGGAACGGTACAGGTTGATTCCATCCGCACCCCGGACGAGCAATCCGCCGTCGGGTGCGCCCACGTGCGGTTCGCTCCGGGCGCCCGGACTGCCTGGCATCATCACCCCAAAGGCCAGACGCTGTACGTCACCGACGGCATAGGGCTGGTGGCTACGCGGGACGGCGGGATTCAGGAGATCCGTCCCGGTGATGTGGTCTACATCGAACCCGGCGAGGAGCACTGGCACGGTGCCACCCCTGACCGGTTCATGGCACACGTCGCGATGCAGGAAGCGGACAGGAACGGCGACGTCGTCACCTGGCTCGAGCACGTCTCTGATGAGGACTACATGGGCTGA
- a CDS encoding helix-turn-helix transcriptional regulator — translation MDNRSEVREFLMSRRARITPEQAGIEVFGIRRRVTGLRRDEAARLAGVSVDYYIRLERGNLSGVSDSVLDAIAGALQLDRAETEHLYDLARTANRGVRTKVKKAVYTVDPALQYFLDSITGAPALISNHRMDVVAANALGYAMYFDLFRSSAGPANHSRFIFLDPRGREFYPDWNRAANTNVEILRRHAGRFPHDKAIAELVGELSMRSEEFRTLWAAHNVRRHRSGMKNFHHPVVGPLELTYQQLELDEDTGLHVTVYPAVPGSASEEGLKLLASWAATENVVEKASTR, via the coding sequence ATGGACAATCGGTCGGAAGTGCGGGAGTTCCTGATGTCCCGCCGCGCACGCATCACCCCTGAGCAGGCAGGCATCGAAGTTTTCGGGATCCGGCGCCGGGTCACGGGCCTTCGCCGTGATGAAGCGGCACGTCTGGCTGGCGTCAGCGTCGACTACTACATCCGCCTGGAACGGGGAAACCTCTCCGGTGTTTCGGACAGCGTGTTGGATGCCATCGCCGGGGCGTTGCAGCTGGACCGCGCGGAGACCGAGCACCTTTATGACCTTGCCCGGACAGCGAACAGGGGAGTCCGGACCAAGGTGAAGAAGGCCGTCTACACTGTCGATCCTGCGCTGCAGTACTTTTTGGACTCCATCACGGGCGCGCCGGCTCTTATTTCGAACCACCGTATGGATGTGGTTGCGGCGAACGCCTTGGGTTATGCCATGTACTTCGACCTTTTCCGGAGCAGTGCCGGTCCGGCGAACCATTCCCGGTTCATCTTCCTGGATCCCAGGGGGCGGGAGTTCTACCCGGATTGGAACCGCGCAGCCAACACCAATGTGGAGATCCTGCGCCGCCACGCAGGCCGCTTCCCACACGACAAAGCCATCGCCGAGCTCGTGGGCGAATTGTCCATGCGGAGCGAGGAGTTCCGCACTTTGTGGGCCGCGCACAACGTCAGGCGCCACAGATCGGGGATGAAGAATTTCCACCACCCTGTGGTCGGTCCCCTGGAACTGACGTATCAACAACTTGAACTCGACGAGGACACCGGCCTTCACGTCACCGTCTACCCGGCAGTTCCCGGAAGTGCCAGCGAAGAAGGCCTGAAGCTGCTGGCGTCATGGGCAGCCACGGAGAATGTCGTCGAAAAAGCCAGCACCCGCTAA